GCCAGTAGAAGTCGTAAAGTGTTTTGTGATCAACATCGTCCGGATTGGACAGGCGTCCGCGATGTCCGCCGCACCAGAAGACCGCATGGGTTGCGGCGTGTGCCTTGTACTTCAAGTAGTAGGCAATTTGTTTCATTTCCTCGACCGTTCGAACAGTTACCAGCCGGGACTTGTCATCAATAGCCTCGCAGCCAAGGTTCGCATGAAGCCAACCCATCTAAATTCGATGAGACTGGAATAATTCGGGCCCTTGTGGCGGATTCAAATACAAATACTCACTACGACGGGCACACTGAGAACTCGAGTCTTGAAGGTGACCTTGTAGTACTCGTAAGTGGGCTACAAAAAGGGAATCATTAGAGAGAATCCCCGGCATACGGAGGGCTTACGTACGACCTTGTTGGAGGAGAAGAAATAGCATCGTCCACCGATGTTCACAAAGGGCTTCGAGCAGTGAGCTGGGAAGGCATAAGACCATAAATACAATCAATATTTAATTGGGAAGAGAGATGAACGGAAACTCACGGTGCCAGTAGTCCTGAAAGTGGATGGTGGCACCCAGAAGCAGGATGAATGATATGCACACAAACGATTTCCCCATAGATGGCATTTCGATCAGGTATTAACTGAAAACTGTGCATCAGCCAGAGGGTACATGGGCCTTTTATAGACTCCGCACAGCTGGCAGAGCCCTAACGTTTGGCGTGGCACCACCGATATGTATCATGTTTACATTCGAGCCCAGGAAAGGTATGACTAGCTTTTCGTTTAACGTATGATTGTACACCTTTTACTTTTACACAGTCCATTTCTGCGAACCGGACGGACCTTTCCATAGCAGTTGTTGAAAAATGATCAAGCCATTGAAGAAATAAAAcactctctgtgtgtgtgcgcatACATCTTGCATCATTCCACTGAATGAAAGATAGAAAGTGTGCGTAAAATACAGACTCTAAACAATATTGATACAATTACATATTTGAAAACCAATTAAACTCAAAAGAAGAGATGAAATGCAGTTACGTGAACGTTTGAAAGATCTCAGGCTTGACTCTCATCGCAGAAGCGATCAATGCTGACGATTTCATTGTTGGAGCCCATCAGATTCAGGGTGGGGGCCATCAGAGTCAGGGTGGGAACAGATGGATTCCTCTCGGCATGAGTGGGGCTCAGCGCACCAATCGAACGATGCTCCTGTGGATTGTTGTTGGTCGTGTAGTGAGGAGATGACAATTGCCTTTTGGATGAGGATGCGTGCAGCCCGGCACGCTCCTCCATCAGCTCCGCGTAGAGCTGCTCGACCAGTTCACGGAAGAGCGTGGGATTCACGTTGATGCTGACGCCCATGAGGACGAACCAGTCACCGTATCCGGCGGTGGACAGCACCTCGCGGACATGCGACTTGGGCATGCCGCGCAGATGGGTGCGCAGCAGCTGGAGTCGCAAGTGGGAGCAGAAGACGAGAACGAGGCGGTACAGGATGTTCAGGGCTGATAGCATGGCGATGAACAGGAACCACACATACAGCACGGCGAAGATCTTCTCGTTGAGTATGTTCAGCGGCAGGACGCAGAGGATGTCGAGCACATTCGGACTCCCGCTGGGCCCATACACAAACATCTCGCACTTGGCCACCTTGGGAAAAACTCGCGAGGTCATCATGTTCCACAGTTGCCAATCGTACACGGGTATGGCGGCCAGGGCGTGTATGTACTTGTGCCAGAACCCATTGAAAACCACATCCATAAGCCAAAAGTTCAGTATCTGCTGGAATGCTTTATAGATTAGAGAGGAGCCTAAGCGACGGGCTTACTAGGCGTATACTTACGCTGATCAGCAGGTTGAGCATCTCGCAGAAGGTATACTTGATGGCATAGCAGCAGTGGATGCTGGAGAATCTCGACCGAAAGTACTTGGTGAGCATCTGGAGCCGGGTACGGTAGGTGTCCTCCAAGATGATGGCGCCACCCACTTCGCAGCACAGCTGCGCCATGCGATGCCCCTCCCACACCTTCCACAGATACGAGGGCAAGTAGAAGAGCAGCGACTGGAACAGCAGAATCATGAACACCCACTGATAATACCGCAGATAGAGGCGCTTCGTAACGCCCCGCTTCTCGGGACCCACGCCCTCGGCTATCGAAATGATGCGAACGAACTGCTGATCTCTGGCCATCAGTCCGCGCAGATCGCTCCGATTGAAGTCCGCGGGGGCCAGTCCGCGGTAGAAGAGGCcggcgctgctgttgctctcGGTGGGCAGGATATAGGTGCCCATTGTCCAGCAGTAGGACTGTATGTACTCCgtgtggctgctggtgctgatgcACAGGATGGGCTCTCCGAAGTACTGCTTGGCCGACAGCAGGATCGTGCAGGTCAGCAGGATCACGATGGTGCACTTGGAGTGCAGTGTGAATATCGGGTCGTATATGCGCACCGTCTTCTGGCGCAGGTACTTTGAAAGAGGCTTCACTGCCGCGTACATGGCCAAAATCTTAAGGAACTTttagtttatttatttttgtgtttgtCTTTTGGTCCAGGACTCCGCTTACCGCTTGCCGCAGGAAGAACTTTCCAGAAAtaggttttttttgtttacaACAAAATCTGACAAGTCTCTCTCATTTCTTGTTGATTGTAGAGCCGATTAACTTTGTGCAGTGTTGCCAGCACTGAAGTGCAAATAGGAACTGAGTTGCCACCATTATCTTCCAATTAATATTGTGAAGATAATTATCGGATTCGGATTATACAAAAATACATTCATTAGTGATGAAAATCATCGATAAGTATCGATAAAATCAACGTTTGCTTCATTGGAAGGCAGTGGAGGGTAGTGGATGCCAATGAAAAAAACTCCAGCTTAGATCCACTTCAGATACTCGTATAGTCTTGTTTGCAGTTGATTTCCGATAGAAATGCATTCTGTGTGGTGtcaagtgttgcaaaatttagTACAAATTTAATTTGTGGAGCATTGCCAACATTGGGCATTGCCAGATCGCATCAAAGCTAATCATAATGGACAGTGATAAAAGTAAGTGCCGATTTAATCGTTCGAGCTTAATTAAATGCAACTATTCTCTATATTTATGGTCTTTAGAGCACTAGAGACCCCTAGACTTTGGCAATAGCACGCTTGATGCTCTTTTTTCAGCATTGCCAGCTTGGACACGAGTACGTGGTATTTGCACTTGATTTGTTAACCCATCAATTGGGTAAACTTTGCTCGAAGCGACTATGAACAGCGTTTTAAATTCCATCAGCCATCGCCTATCACCCATCATCAATCCGCACCTAAGCACCGCAACTAGGACCCCTGCCCCGGGTGTCCACTCACGCAGACTTTTCATCCTCGCAGTCGTACTCGTATGTATGAGGATCACGAGCTATGGGAACGGCAACGAATggcaataataataaaatgattAATCGATGCTACATGACTGCATATACAAATAATTCCCAACGGTGTGTCGTCATCAGCGTCATTACCCACATCgtcctcatcgtcatcatcatcatcatcattgggagtgggagtggaagCAGCAACTACATCGTCATCCACATTATCATCCTCGCTGCCGGATGGCCCCGTGCAAATGTTTATTGTGGGAATTCGTTGACTGGAACGTGTCGAGTGGCGACTCCAGCATCCAGCATCAGTTGCCCCACCACCTTCACAGCCTTCACCCAGGGCACACTCCCGGCCTCCGTTCGCTGTACATCCATCTCTTCATCTCTCCCCCTTTCCCTCCCTCTGCTATTGCCAGGGccacaaaaattaaatttatgaaTTGTTTCGTTTGTGCGTGACCAGAGATTTACAATAATCAGAAATCGGGAATCAAAGAACACGCTCAGGAGACTAATTAGTCCTGGCCTGGTGCCGTATATACCCGGGCTGcaaaaattataattataatttctCGTGTCTACCAATTGCCCTATCCCTTATCCGTTCACCTCCAGCCCCTGCGCTGATTGTTTGGCCATAAAATAGGAATGAGAATGAAATATGAATTGAAATTACGTTAAATGAAGAAGTCACAACGTTGCCATACCCTTGTAGAGGGTATTATAATTTCCATCAGACGGCCCCAAAAACGAACCAAAGCAAACTTTCATTCTACCGTTTCTTAGCCTTAGAGGAAAATCAACCAAAGAACAATTTTAAGCAGAGATTGAGGAAATTACAAAGAGAGGTACCGAGTTCCAATCGGCGCATCTCTCAACGGTTTTGTGTTAATTGTTTTCGTACCACAAAACAAATTCATAATCATAATTATGCAGCAGCAAAAATGATTCTTTCACGCAAGAATTTTAGAAAAAAGGCAGTATGAAGGACCTGGTTGTTCCGGAACTTGAAACTTTGCAATCGATTGAAGTGCAACTCTGAAATGGGATGCTGTCTCTTGGAAGTGTGAAAATAATCGATAGATATCACAAAATCTTCCTCAGCAGAGCTGGGTTTGATCTGCAGTGCTTATTCCTCGTGATGGAATACATTTAACGAACCATAATCCAAATAACCGCATTAAATAGATACTAATTTCTTGGCAGCCGCCCACAGTCGCCCCAATCACAGCCAGGTGATGATCCGCTTGCTGGGCTACCAATGCGAAACACCACCCATAAAAGCCCATAAAAGTTCGCTGACAgctttttaaatatttatttaaatgaaattcattatttaaAGCGATTTTTCATTGACcacaaaaaccgaaaaacGTTTGCTGCCGaccccggccccggccccagccccagtcccgGCCCCAGCTCTTTTCTGGCTGGGGACTGGCGTGGCCGGTACTGGGTGCGGGGGTCTGGCCAAGGGTGTCCAGCCATGGATGGGTGAAAGGATGAATGGCTGAAAGGATGGATGGCAGGATCTTTTTCCCCCGACTCCCCACTTTTTCGATggctatgtgtgtgtgtgtgtgggcatTGTGTTGGGCTATGGCCACGCATTTCGTgcttaaataaataaattgaacAATTATGCGTGGTTGCGGTTGTTTTGGCTTTGATGGAGCCCAGGCATAATCCTATTACCGGGCCATTCTCCATTCTCCGGCCGACAGTTGCCCTGCCCGTTGACGACTCCCATTCGCATATCCCAATatcccatttccatttccattcccgATGCtacgatgccgatgccgatgccgatgccgatgcccaTGCCGATCCCTTTCTGCGCTGTAACTCCTGAATGCGGTAACTGCTGTATGGTCAAACGTTGGCCGCTGAAGGATGCTGTACTCGTGGATTGCTGGATTGCTGGATGGTCGATGGTGGTTTACTTTTCCGCATAAATCTGCCAAAGCAGCTGCCAGCCAGCCCAGAACAGCCCATTCTTCCTCTGCTCTGTCTGTGGACCAGGGTTTAGTTTGCGTTTTCCCCAGCTCGACTCGATTCGATTGGATTCGATTATTTGATGCGAAAATCGGTCAAACTTTGTTAAACTTTGGTACGATTTCCCAATAATTAACGAGGTTTATTTCCATTACCATAATTGGCAATGCTTTTACCCGTAAATTACACTGTTGGTAACCTCTGGTGGCAAGTTCTGAAGTTTTGTTTTTCGATATTCGGGCTTGTTGCCATATGAAATATGGAGATACAGATTAAATGAATTGTACTTATATGGTTGCAATCTAATGATGGTTTTCTATATCTACGAAGCCTTGGTTTTGACTCAGTTTTAAGGAGGAACTTCTTGAGTTACTTACTTGTTTGATGCGACTTCTTTTCGTTGAAAAAACCATGGTCAAGCCAAGCAATCTACAAAAGGGAATATAAATTGAATGGATCGTGTATAAATTATGACTGAATTCGGAGAGCAGATCTGCGGTTGGCTGTATGCCGGGTCCACTCCACTCTGACAACCTGTCTCGCCACAGCCTGAACTCTTGTCAAAAGCACTTGGAAGGCTTGGACTGCTCCTTGCTGTACCACCGCAAGGCAGTGCTCTTGGAGCAGTCCCGCGACACTGTTCGCGACCACTGACCATCAACACTCGGGAAAGGGTTTCCAGCAAGGGCCTGTCACTGGGTACCCATACGCGTGTCTGTCTCTGGCATTTCAGGTCGCGTCgctgccacttgccacttggCTTGAAATTTATGCGTTTAATAATGCATCGGAGTTGGGAGAGTCCGAAGAGTGTGATGATGGCTCCCGCGATGACGCTAGTTACCTCTGAGgccacatcatcatcatcatcatcatcgtcgtcaaGGGGCTGGACCCGTTATTATGTGCCAACATGGCCGTCAACGTGACGCAAAGACAAAAGCCAAAGGCGAAGGCatcggcgacggcgacggcgacggcaaAGACGATATCAGCATATGTTTCGAGTGTGTGGGCGAATGTATCCCAGCATGTTCTCGCCGTGCATTGTTCGATTAATGACTTCACGACGTGAGTTGAATAACTTTGATTTAGTGTCATCTCATTTTGCGTGCCACACaacacaggcacaggcacaggcacagtcACAGGATGGAACAGAACGGGGCCAAAACCGAACCAAATACAGAACGGGGCGACCGAAGAGGGAATGATTCTCCCAgctaattatatttatttactgGGCGTGCACACAGACACAGGGACACAAAGTGACAGGGAGGACCATATAACTAGAGGGTAGACAGCAGCTTGTGGGGCCACCGACTTGAGCCTTTAATTAATATTAGAATCCCAGTAGCAATCAAACGGTGGCGCATGAGGAACATATTTGATGTGATATTGCTAACAATGGAGATGAACTCATCGACAAAGAGATGCGGCTCCGAGTGACCAACCAGAGATGTGGCTGTGGTCGTCTTAGATTGTCGATTAAGCTTGTTCGCTTCGACGAGCAGGCGATTGAGCGATTCTATGATTTGGTGATGAGTTAGGGCAGGGGTTGTGCATATATACAGCGATTTTAATGAAGCATTGGTAAACGCTAAGCAGAATTATTCGTGGGCAAAAAGAGGGTTTGGGCACAATATTAATTTGGGATATATATAGTAAACTCGTACTCATCGCCCATCCTAAAAATGTTCTTATAATGCGAAAAGGGTATTTTTGAACACATCACCAATTTAGGGTTGAAAAAAGTACGTAGGCTTAGGGATGGGTGTGATAAAAAAATATCGATATTGATGCACTTAATATCGGCTATATCTATCGCAATgaatattaatattaataaGTAACATATTAATAATTAATTAGTACATATAGCGCTCAAAACTTTCTTACTTATGCCTTTTTTCGCACCCAGTCAAAAGTGTAGAACCCATTTCTTGCCGATGAGACGGAAGCCGGAACAAGCACCTCTTGTCCAGGTTCAAGGTTTCTACAAATGCTGCAATCGATGGTACAAATCGCTCACTGAACGGACACATCCAGTAAGTATCAAGCAAAATTCGGCTCATGTGAGTTTTAAAAGATTAAATAGTGTAACTTAATAAAAGACATTTCCACAATTGCTGTGCAAATACATTTGTTGAAACACAAAAGCTAAAGACAAAGGAAATAAGTTATTGAAAAGAAAATAGATTAAGCTTAATATTTAGATACAAAATCAACAGAAAAAGATAGATTAATGCACATGAATAAGACGATGATTGGAAAAGAGAGATCGAAATAGGAGTAAATTGATAGGAAGACCACTTAAGTcaatatttaatgtttttcATGCAACAATTTGTCTTTGATTTCTTTCTCTGCCCATCATTTGTACATATTGTATTTGAAACCAGATGAGAATTGGCCTCCACTTTCTGTAaccccgttcccgttcccgttcgCACCCATTGGCAGCTAGACCGGACATTTCGTGCGATACTGGTGGTTAGCCATTCCCTGTGTTCATTATGTGGGGGTCTGGGATATCAATTTACCCCAGTCGACCAGTTGCATGTTTGCTTAGTTAACTAGCCATAGACACAGCCATGACCGGGACAAAAACATACCCCGGCCAGTGCTCTGTAGAGGGTTCAAATTCGATTCGTTCTCCCGGCTAGTTAGGTCCGGACCGAACTCACTCCGGCTCTGTCTTCGACTGTAGCTATGGGTACGGACCAGCTTTATGATCACGTTTAATTAGTTCTAATGAATGTTCAGCTGACAGGGGCTCGTCTTCTGTTTCCTCTGCCACTTTTTTGGAGGTGGAGCCGGCGGCCCGCAATGCAATTTTCCCACATGATTTTCTATTAGTACACCCCAGTCCACAGTCCACTGTACACAGTCCACAGTATCCCTGCCGCAATCTATTCCGCTTTGCCGCCTGTCCAGTGCTAGACGAAGGTTTTTGCCTCGTTATTTGTAATTTGTTGTAAGTTTTTGTTTCAgtttttattgttgttgtcggTTGTCGGTGTCCGGCTGCCGGTTGCCGGTTGTCGGTTCTCGGCTCTCGGTTTTCCAGttgccccacacacacacacactcacacacacggGCTCACATACTGTTCACACTCCTTAGCCTGCCCCAAAGAACGCCCCGTATTTCCTGCCCCCTTTGCAGCATCGACAAGCGGACCGTCGTTGTTTTTATCGACATTGAAATGTGGCCCCAAAACAGTTTCAGCTCATAAAAATacaatttgctgctgcttaTTTTTTACGATGCACCAGAGGGCGATGCTTGGTTGGTCCACGCTCCTTGGCCCCATCTCATATCCTGTCCGGACTGCTCCATAtccagctacagctacagctacagctataGCTCCTAACACCCAATGCCTTGCCCAATCGCTGGCCAAAAACTATTTTCGAGCATGAAATGGTCCGCACACATGCTCCAAGTGCGTCCAATGTCCACTCTTCCCCATTGCCTTTCCCTATACCCTAGGTTGAGGCTTTTCCCATTGCCATGGAGGCTGAGTCTTTGGCGAAAGACTTTCGCTTTTTCATAGACTGAATGGAAACATGGCTTCTGCTATACATTGAAAGCTATTATTTTCTCACCTACCTTATAGTCGTTAAAAATGACCCTTAAATCAGCTCATCATTGTACGACCCAGTCCAGTTCTCAGGTGAAAACCAATACAGAAGTCCCCTAATGAAATGCAGGGTATTCAGACTTCGCATAGTACGGAGTCTCCCCCTTTCAATGCTTCCTCTTTCGCTTTGTCTATTttcaattgttttttttttttggttcggtTTTCGTTGCGTTTGCCACCAACTTATGTGGGGGCGTAGGAGGTGTTGGATGGTGGATTGGAGGCGTGGCCGCATGCAGCTGGGCTCCGGCATTTAAAACGTTTAAGGGATTTGTTTATGAgcctgggcttggcctgggctggccctggccctggccctggcctgTCCTGGTCTGTCGTGTCCTGCAGAGGACTGTCCCAGATCTCAACCGGACCAGACCGGGACTGCGAGTTGTTCAGGTGGCTGGCCATATTTTGCCCCGCTTCCGTTTTGTCCATTTGAAATTGGCAAAAGTTTCTCGAAACATAAAAACAATGAGTGGCCTGAGCGAGAACGGCCTGGCTGAATGAGCCCATCTATTCATAATCCTGCTTAATAATCCCATGTCCCATACTCCAGCATCCTTCTGGCAGCCCCTGTTCGACCCTTTCTTGTTTTGGCCATTACCGGGGAGGTCAAGGGAAGTTAAATAAATTATCCTCATTTCTGGGACAAGTGTTTAatgtgactgtgactgtggATGCGAATGTGCACGGCGGTAAGAAGGCCACCTACTAAATGCCTTCTTTGGTTAACAGTCGCAGTTCTTAGGAATCTGACAGATTCCTCTGACAGGTCCTCTTTCGAGGACCATCCTTTTATCAGTATGGAAGCAAAACGTTTGCTATCTCTTTCTAGTGCCTGCCTCTCTGAGAGCCGGGAGAGCGTGGATGGTCGACAACAGATTAATTAACAGAACTCGGATAGACGTTAATATAAGAGATGATAGAAGTATCATAAGAGTTATTCGAAGCTGCTGCCAATGCTTACTGGTACTTGTTATTCCTCTGCGATTAACTTGTGAGTTCTCTAGATTCGTTTTCTTAGGTCTTTTGTTTCATAGATTTGATTAGAATATGATGAAAAATTCTTTGAAATTGTCCGCTGAAATTGGTTTGCTTCCAGGAAAGCAGGAAATGTATCTTTTGGCCCCACGCATTCTCCATACCCCATTTAGGATATACTCCTATACTCGGAGTACATATGCAGTCACCGTAGGGCGTGGAGTGGCAGCAGTGTGTGTCGGCGGGGGCGTGGCCGCAGTGGGCGGCAAAGGAGTGCGTGTGGTTTGGGggtggggctggggctgggtgAAAGGACACAGCAAAGTCGGAGCCATTGCACTTATTGTATAATTATGCAGTTTAATGAATACTAAAAAGCTGCCAGAGAAGAGACAAGTTCTAGGGGGAATGGGGGCGCCAACCCGTGCCGGGGATGTATTGAGAGTGCTGCTAGAGGTTGTGTGTGGGGCGTTTTGCAATAAATACCACACTGCACTGCCCTGCACTGCAGGGAAGGGCATAAGGAAGCCACAACAAAAAGGCAGCAGAATGAAAACAAACGTGTGTATAAAATTAAGAAAATGAAATGAAGaaaatccacaaaaaaaagGAAGGCAAATGTTAGGTAAGAGCTTCGAGGCCACGGATACCCTCCAAGATCGGTCATTCCTATGACAACTATATACATAATATGGTGATATGGAAATACAGTATTTAACGATTGCTTTCAATATCTTCAAACCCGTCAAAGAGTCTTTCCCCGAAAACACTTGTCTTTCATATGAACTCTGCGTATATAATACATTATGTTGTATCTGGTCAAAATGATGGTACCCTTTTTTAGGGTATAACAGCAACATGGACACGTCCGCtactctgtgtgtgtgtgtgtgtgcggccGCCATGTTGATTATTATAGTTATTATTGTGCAGGGCTCGGGGGGTTCGTCTGGGCAGGGGTGACGACTTCACTGCAAGCTGCAGTGGGATCTGCAGCGCGGTTGTTGCAGCATTGTAGGTGCCTCGGGCCAGAGCCGGACAATTCAACGCGACGCGACGGAACTCAACTCGACTCTACTCGACCCGACCCtaccccgccccgccccgccccgccctgctctgctctgctcgaCCACGGCACAGAGGAGATAACGATGCGGTATTTAACATAAAACGTTTTGCTTATTGCCCTGCCTGTCTCCCCATACCCCTCCTGCCCCTGCTCATCCTATTCATAGCTCTGTTCTGCACTTCTTTTTTTTATCGTCTGGGATTGTTAGCCTTTAAATTCTAGGGCCACTCTCCCTCAGCAGGTGCTCTGCTCGTTTTTATCCATATTGAGTGATGTTCAGTCAGGTGtttttatttatgtatatccgtatatatatatgtatatttaggAAAGTGGTCA
The Drosophila miranda strain MSH22 chromosome XL, D.miranda_PacBio2.1, whole genome shotgun sequence genome window above contains:
- the LOC108165120 gene encoding uncharacterized protein LOC108165120, whose product is MPSMGKSFVCISFILLLGATIHFQDYWHPHCSKPFVNIGGRCYFFSSNKVPTYEYYKVTFKTRVLSVPVVMGWLHANLGCEAIDDKSRLVTVRTVEEMKQIAYYLKYKAHAATHAVFWCGGHRGRLSNPDDVDHKTLYDFYWHNDALPMNYTNFVKKEPPKKRFGDGYCVYMEFTGTELVMGVEKCDKKLAFVCEWDPNLPTPPNPFAPQRDTTL
- the LOC108165119 gene encoding innexin inx6 isoform X1, whose product is MYAAVKPLSKYLRQKTVRIYDPIFTLHSKCTIVILLTCTILLSAKQYFGEPILCISTSSHTEYIQSYCWTMGTYILPTESNSSAGLFYRGLAPADFNRSDLRGLMARDQQFVRIISIAEGVGPEKRGVTKRLYLRYYQWVFMILLFQSLLFYLPSYLWKVWEGHRMAQLCCEVGGAIILEDTYRTRLQMLTKYFRSRFSSIHCCYAIKYTFCEMLNLLISQILNFWLMDVVFNGFWHKYIHALAAIPVYDWQLWNMMTSRVFPKVAKCEMFVYGPSGSPNVLDILCVLPLNILNEKIFAVLYVWFLFIAMLSALNILYRLVLVFCSHLRLQLLRTHLRGMPKSHVREVLSTAGYGDWFVLMGVSINVNPTLFRELVEQLYAELMEERAGLHASSSKRQLSSPHYTTNNNPQEHRSIGALSPTHAERNPSVPTLTLMAPTLNLMGSNNEIVSIDRFCDESQA
- the LOC108165119 gene encoding innexin inx6 isoform X2, whose product is MYAAVKPLSKYLRQKTVRIYDPIFTLHSKCTIVILLTCTILLSAKQYFGEPILCISTSSHTEYIQSYCWTMGTYILPTESNSSAGLFYRGLAPADFNRSDLRGLMARDQQFVRIISIAEGVGPEKRGVTKRLYLRYYQWVFMILLFQSLLFYLPSYLWKVWEGHRMAQLCCEVGGAIILEDTYRTRLQMLTKYFRSRFSSIHCCYAIKYTFCEMLNLLISILNFWLMDVVFNGFWHKYIHALAAIPVYDWQLWNMMTSRVFPKVAKCEMFVYGPSGSPNVLDILCVLPLNILNEKIFAVLYVWFLFIAMLSALNILYRLVLVFCSHLRLQLLRTHLRGMPKSHVREVLSTAGYGDWFVLMGVSINVNPTLFRELVEQLYAELMEERAGLHASSSKRQLSSPHYTTNNNPQEHRSIGALSPTHAERNPSVPTLTLMAPTLNLMGSNNEIVSIDRFCDESQA